In Streptomyces sp. TS71-3, the following proteins share a genomic window:
- a CDS encoding ABC transporter ATP-binding protein encodes MQIRDLPYADPGVPDARSGPRFLLWLGLNQLGGQVKSLAWGLLALLSVSSLPYLVGFAVQAVVDRDGAQLALTGGLTALCGVMIAASDTMLHRTAVTNWITASARVQQLLARHTAHLGSALTRRVAAGEVVAVSTGDVEKIGWFVEALSRFSAAALTVVAICVGLLVYQPALGVIVAIGVPLLAVAVLPLLPRATRRADQQRTKAGRATELASDTVAGLRVLRGIGGEELFLDRYRRASQDVRKAAVHSARMWSLIAMVQVLLPGALLIVVVWHGVQLARQGRISVGELVTVYSSVTLLNLPLRNFEEIAMAYSFSRPSAQRAARVLSLRRATDAGGSRGRTGPRPGGDLSDPQTGLLAPAGQLTAVVCGDPDAAGRLAERLGGHAAGDEADGAQPASARLGGIALDELPLETARTAVLVQDKDPILLSGTLGDLFDVPASGEVTPERALAAAQCSDVLDALVQGSPDASDPMRTHITERGRSLSGGQRQRLALARSLVTDPEVLVLDEPTSAVDSHTEARIADGLRGLRSGRTTVVLTSSPLLLDRADRVVLVHESKVLATGTHRELMVIDPRYRAVVTRAPEDEAAAAAATPGAKNGHGAAPDGHQAPVRASGDPGAPAGPPDTLRNMDALGPLEDIEEIA; translated from the coding sequence ATGCAGATTCGAGACCTCCCGTACGCCGACCCGGGCGTGCCCGACGCCCGCTCGGGCCCCCGATTCCTGCTGTGGCTCGGGCTGAACCAGCTCGGCGGGCAGGTGAAGTCCCTCGCCTGGGGGCTCCTTGCACTCCTGTCCGTCTCGTCGCTCCCCTACCTGGTGGGGTTCGCCGTGCAGGCCGTGGTGGACCGCGACGGCGCTCAACTCGCCCTGACCGGCGGGCTCACCGCACTGTGCGGCGTGATGATCGCCGCGAGCGACACCATGCTGCACCGCACTGCCGTCACCAACTGGATCACCGCGTCCGCCCGTGTCCAGCAACTGCTCGCCCGCCACACCGCCCACCTCGGCTCCGCCCTGACCCGCAGGGTCGCCGCCGGTGAGGTCGTGGCGGTCTCCACCGGCGACGTCGAGAAGATCGGCTGGTTCGTGGAGGCTCTGTCGCGGTTCTCGGCCGCTGCTCTCACCGTGGTGGCCATCTGTGTCGGCCTCCTCGTCTACCAGCCCGCGCTGGGCGTGATCGTCGCCATCGGGGTGCCCCTGCTGGCCGTCGCCGTGCTGCCGCTGCTGCCGCGTGCCACCCGCCGGGCCGACCAGCAGCGCACCAAGGCGGGCCGGGCCACCGAGCTGGCCTCCGACACGGTCGCGGGCCTGCGGGTGCTGCGCGGCATCGGCGGCGAGGAACTCTTCCTCGACCGCTACCGCCGTGCCTCCCAGGATGTGCGCAAGGCCGCCGTGCACAGTGCCCGCATGTGGTCGCTGATCGCGATGGTGCAGGTGCTCCTGCCGGGCGCCCTGCTGATCGTGGTCGTCTGGCACGGCGTGCAACTCGCCCGCCAGGGCCGGATCAGCGTGGGCGAACTGGTCACCGTCTACAGCTCCGTCACCCTGCTCAATCTCCCGCTGCGCAACTTCGAGGAGATCGCGATGGCGTACTCCTTCTCGCGGCCGTCCGCCCAGCGCGCGGCCCGGGTGCTGTCGTTGCGGCGGGCCACGGACGCGGGCGGGTCACGCGGCCGCACCGGGCCCCGGCCGGGCGGCGACCTGTCCGACCCCCAGACGGGCCTGCTCGCGCCCGCCGGGCAACTCACGGCCGTGGTGTGCGGCGACCCGGACGCGGCGGGCCGGCTGGCGGAGCGGCTCGGCGGCCATGCCGCCGGCGATGAAGCAGACGGTGCCCAGCCCGCCTCCGCGCGGCTCGGAGGCATCGCCCTGGACGAGCTTCCGCTGGAGACCGCGCGCACGGCGGTCCTCGTCCAGGACAAGGACCCGATCCTGCTCTCCGGCACGCTGGGTGATCTCTTCGACGTGCCCGCCTCGGGCGAGGTCACGCCCGAACGCGCCCTCGCAGCCGCCCAGTGCTCCGACGTCCTGGACGCGCTGGTGCAGGGCTCACCGGACGCGTCCGATCCCATGCGGACCCACATCACCGAACGCGGCCGCTCCCTCTCCGGTGGCCAGCGGCAGCGCCTCGCACTGGCCAGGTCACTGGTCACCGACCCCGAGGTGCTGGTCCTGGACGAGCCCACCTCGGCGGTCGACTCCCACACCGAGGCGCGCATCGCGGACGGCCTGCGGGGGCTGCGCAGCGGCCGGACGACGGTGGTCCTCACCTCGTCACCGCTACTGCTGGACCGCGCCGACCGGGTCGTGCTGGTGCACGAGAGCAAGGTCCTCGCCACCGGCACACACCGCGAGTTGATGGTCATCGATCCGCGGTACCGGGCCGTGGTGACCCGCGCCCCCGAGGACGAGGCAGCCGCCGCAGCGGCGACTCCGGGGGCCAAGAACGGGCACGGCGCCGCTCCGGACGGCCACCAGGCACCCGTCCGCGCGTCCGGGGACCCCGGCGCGCCGGCCGGGCCCCCGGACACCCTGCGGAACATGGACGCGCTCGGCCCGCTGGAAGACATCGAGGAGATCGCATGA
- a CDS encoding class I SAM-dependent methyltransferase: MSDDHARVREFFTARAPVWDSKYPDDTPAYRDAVARLGLRHGDRVLDAGCGTGRALPVLRDAVGAEGIVLGADLTPAMIDEAVKAGRHTKGQLLLADAARLPVRTAVLDAVFAAGLIAHLPRPDDNLRELARTVRPGGVLALFHPLGRAALARRQGRTITPEDLRAEENLQPLLARSGWRMTSYVDVDTQFLALSVRMS, translated from the coding sequence ATGAGCGACGACCACGCCCGGGTGCGCGAGTTCTTCACGGCTCGCGCACCCGTCTGGGACAGCAAGTATCCGGACGACACTCCCGCGTACCGGGACGCCGTCGCACGGCTTGGGCTGCGCCACGGTGACCGGGTGCTGGACGCGGGGTGCGGCACCGGCCGAGCGCTGCCCGTCCTGCGGGATGCCGTCGGCGCCGAAGGCATCGTCCTCGGCGCCGACCTCACTCCGGCCATGATCGACGAAGCCGTCAAGGCGGGCCGGCACACCAAGGGGCAGTTGCTCCTTGCTGACGCGGCACGGCTCCCCGTGCGCACGGCCGTGCTGGACGCGGTGTTCGCGGCGGGCCTGATCGCCCATCTGCCGCGGCCGGACGACAACCTGCGGGAGCTGGCCCGCACGGTGCGTCCTGGAGGCGTCCTGGCCCTCTTCCACCCCCTGGGGCGGGCGGCCCTGGCACGCCGCCAGGGGCGAACGATCACGCCCGAGGACCTGCGGGCCGAGGAGAACCTGCAGCCGCTTCTGGCGCGCTCGGGCTGGCGTATGACGTCGTACGTGGACGTCGACACGCAGTTCCTCGCGCTTTCCGTGCGGATGAGTTGA
- a CDS encoding ABC transporter ATP-binding protein — MIGLSPPAYDPAAPTTAHTLPVGAPATVRAYVSELFRRHRRAFLLLVSANAVAVIASMAGPYLLGDLVQDVTDVHALQRLHLGQAIVLFTAALVVQAYFVRQVRLRGAVLGERMLADLREDFLVRSVGLPPGVLERAGTGDLLSRITTDIDRLANAMREAVPQLAIGVVWAALLLAGLTVTAPALAPAVLIAVPLLVAGCRWYFRRAPSAYRSEAAGYAAVAAALAETVDAGRTVEAHRLGPHRIELSDRRVSQWTAWERYTLSLRSVLFPTVNAVHTTVLCSVLMIGGVYVLEGWISVGQLTTSALIAQMLVDPVGVILRWYDELQVAQVSLARLVGVREVDAHQGDPSLTPDGRAVHADAVHFGYRPGVDVLRKVSLEVEPGTRLALVGPSGAGKSTLGRLLAGIYAPRDGRITLGGAELSRMPAEQVRAHVALVNQEHHVFVGSLRDNLLLARPDAEDTELWAALTAVDARGWADALDDGLDTEVGSGGLALTPAQAQQIALARLVLADPHTLVLDEATSLLDPRAARHLERSLARVLDGRTVVAIAHRLHTAHDADLIAVVEDGRISELGSHEALVAADGPYAALWRSWHG, encoded by the coding sequence ATGATCGGCTTGTCGCCCCCGGCCTACGACCCGGCGGCACCGACTACCGCACACACCCTTCCCGTCGGCGCCCCCGCGACCGTTCGCGCCTACGTGAGTGAGCTCTTCCGCCGTCACCGACGGGCCTTCCTGCTGCTCGTCTCGGCCAACGCCGTCGCCGTCATCGCCTCCATGGCGGGCCCCTACCTGCTGGGGGACCTCGTGCAGGACGTGACGGACGTCCACGCACTGCAGCGGCTCCACCTGGGCCAGGCCATCGTGCTGTTCACGGCCGCCCTGGTGGTGCAGGCCTACTTCGTGCGGCAGGTGCGATTGCGGGGGGCCGTGCTCGGCGAGCGGATGCTGGCGGACCTGCGCGAGGACTTCCTCGTGCGCTCCGTGGGGCTGCCGCCCGGCGTGCTGGAGCGGGCCGGGACGGGTGACCTGCTGTCCCGGATCACCACCGACATCGACCGTCTCGCCAACGCCATGCGGGAGGCCGTGCCCCAGCTGGCCATCGGTGTCGTGTGGGCCGCGCTGCTGCTCGCCGGTCTCACCGTGACGGCTCCGGCCCTGGCCCCCGCCGTGCTGATCGCCGTGCCGCTGCTCGTGGCGGGCTGCCGCTGGTACTTCAGGCGCGCGCCGTCGGCCTACCGCTCGGAGGCCGCCGGTTACGCCGCCGTGGCAGCGGCCCTCGCCGAGACCGTCGACGCGGGGCGGACGGTGGAAGCCCATCGGCTCGGCCCCCACCGCATCGAGCTGTCCGACCGGCGTGTCTCCCAGTGGACCGCCTGGGAGCGTTACACGCTCTCGCTGCGGTCGGTGCTCTTCCCCACCGTCAACGCCGTTCACACGACCGTGCTCTGCTCGGTACTCATGATCGGCGGGGTCTACGTGCTCGAGGGCTGGATCAGCGTCGGCCAGCTGACGACCAGCGCTCTCATCGCCCAGATGCTGGTCGACCCCGTCGGAGTGATCCTGCGCTGGTACGACGAACTGCAGGTCGCCCAGGTCTCGCTGGCCCGGCTGGTGGGCGTCCGGGAGGTCGACGCCCACCAGGGCGATCCCTCCCTCACCCCCGACGGGCGCGCCGTGCACGCCGACGCGGTGCACTTCGGGTACCGGCCTGGCGTCGACGTGCTCCGCAAGGTCTCCCTCGAAGTCGAGCCCGGGACGAGGCTGGCGCTCGTCGGCCCGTCCGGTGCCGGGAAGTCCACCCTGGGGCGGCTGCTGGCGGGGATCTACGCCCCGCGGGACGGACGGATCACCCTGGGCGGCGCCGAGCTGTCCCGGATGCCCGCGGAGCAGGTCCGCGCCCACGTGGCACTCGTCAACCAGGAGCACCATGTGTTCGTCGGCTCCCTGCGCGACAACCTCCTGCTGGCCCGCCCGGACGCCGAGGACACCGAACTGTGGGCGGCCCTCACGGCGGTGGACGCCCGGGGTTGGGCGGACGCCCTCGACGACGGCCTGGACACCGAGGTCGGCTCGGGGGGGCTCGCCCTCACGCCCGCGCAGGCGCAGCAGATCGCGCTGGCCCGGCTGGTGCTCGCCGACCCGCACACCCTCGTCCTCGACGAGGCGACCTCGCTGCTCGACCCTCGCGCGGCCCGGCACCTGGAGCGCTCCCTCGCCCGGGTGCTGGACGGGCGCACGGTCGTGGCGATCGCGCACCGGCTGCACACGGCGCACGACGCGGATCTGATCGCGGTCGTCGAGGACGGCCGCATCAGCGAGCTCGGCAGCCACGAGGCGCTGGTGGCGGCTGACGGCCCTTACGCGGCCCTGTGGCGGTCTTGGCACGGCTAA
- a CDS encoding roadblock/LC7 domain-containing protein, which translates to MPQNKGLGWLLDDLTQRVEHVRHAMVLSNDGLVTGTSTGLKREDAEHLAAVSSGLHSLAKGSGRYFRAGRVRQTMIEFDDAVLFVTSAGDGSCLCVLSGAEADVGQVAYEMTLLVNRVGEHLGVDARQPEPAPAAES; encoded by the coding sequence ATGCCTCAGAACAAAGGGCTCGGCTGGCTGCTGGACGATTTGACGCAACGCGTCGAACACGTGCGGCACGCCATGGTCCTGTCGAACGACGGACTCGTCACCGGTACCAGCACCGGGCTGAAGCGCGAGGACGCCGAGCACTTGGCCGCCGTCTCGTCGGGACTGCACAGCCTGGCCAAGGGCTCAGGCCGCTATTTCCGGGCGGGCCGGGTCAGGCAGACTATGATCGAGTTCGACGACGCGGTGCTGTTCGTCACGTCGGCCGGCGACGGCAGCTGCCTGTGCGTGCTGAGCGGAGCCGAGGCCGACGTCGGCCAGGTCGCCTACGAGATGACCCTGCTGGTCAACCGCGTCGGTGAACACCTCGGAGTGGACGCCAGGCAGCCGGAGCCGGCCCCTGCCGCGGAGAGTTGA
- a CDS encoding RNA helicase — MTLIDQLPKTADPDALYEAFESWATDRGLTLYPHQEEALIEVVSGANVIVSTPTGSGKSMIAAGAHFAALARDEVTFYTAPIKALVSEKFFELCKLFGTENVGMLTGDASVNADAPVICCTAEVLASIALRDGRRADIGQVVMDEFHFYAEADRGWAWQIPLLELPQAQFILMSATLGDVSMFEKDLTRRTGRPTAVVRSATRPVPLSYEYRLTPLTETLTELLETRQAPVYIVHFTQAQAVERAQALMSINMCSREEKDRIAELIGNFRFTTRFGRNLSRYVRHGIGVHHAGMLPKYRRLVEKLAQAGLLKVICGTDTLGVGVNVPIRTVLFTALAKYDGNRVRVLRAREFHQIAGRAGRAGFDTAGLVVAQAPEHVIENEKALAKAGDDPKKRRKVVRKKAPEGFVGWTDNTFEKLIASEPEPLTSRFRVTHTMLLSVIARPGDAFQEMRRLLEDNHEPRRQQLRHIRRAIAIYRSLLDGGIVEKLDAPDSEGRNVRLTVDLQQDFALNQPLSTFALAAFELLDPESPSYALDMVSVIESTLDDPRQILGAQQNKARGEAVAVMKADGVEYEDRMERLQDVSYPKPLEELLFHAYNTYRRSHPWVGDHPLSPKSVVRDMYERALSFGEFVSFYELARTEGIVLRYLAGAYKALEHTVPDDLKSDDLQDLIAWLGEMVRQVDSSLLDEWEQLANPEEMTAEEAQERADQVRPVTANARAFRVLVRNAMFRRVELAALDQVEELGEMDAEAGWDAEAWGGAMDEYWDEYDTLGTGPDARGPKLLMIEEDPGNGIWRVRQTFADPNGDHDWGISAEVDLAASDAEGRAMVRVTDVGQL; from the coding sequence GTGACCCTCATCGATCAGCTGCCGAAGACCGCCGACCCCGACGCTCTCTACGAGGCCTTCGAGTCGTGGGCCACCGATCGCGGTCTCACCCTCTATCCGCATCAGGAGGAGGCGCTGATCGAGGTGGTCTCCGGCGCGAACGTGATCGTTTCCACCCCGACCGGGTCGGGGAAGAGCATGATCGCCGCCGGAGCGCACTTCGCCGCGCTCGCGCGTGACGAGGTCACCTTCTACACCGCCCCCATCAAGGCGCTGGTGTCGGAGAAGTTCTTCGAGCTGTGCAAGCTCTTCGGCACGGAGAACGTGGGCATGCTGACCGGCGACGCGTCCGTGAACGCCGACGCGCCCGTGATCTGCTGCACCGCCGAGGTGCTCGCCTCCATCGCGCTGCGCGACGGCAGGCGTGCCGATATCGGCCAGGTCGTGATGGACGAGTTCCACTTCTACGCGGAGGCCGACCGCGGCTGGGCCTGGCAGATCCCCCTGCTGGAGTTGCCCCAGGCGCAGTTCATCCTGATGTCGGCCACCCTCGGCGACGTGTCGATGTTCGAGAAGGACCTGACACGCCGCACCGGCCGTCCGACCGCGGTGGTGCGCTCTGCCACCCGCCCCGTCCCGCTGTCGTACGAGTACCGTCTGACACCGCTGACGGAGACGCTGACCGAGTTGCTCGAGACCCGGCAGGCGCCCGTCTACATCGTGCACTTCACCCAGGCACAGGCCGTCGAACGCGCCCAGGCGCTGATGAGCATCAACATGTGCTCGCGCGAGGAGAAGGACCGCATCGCGGAGCTCATCGGCAATTTCCGCTTCACCACCAGGTTCGGCCGGAATCTCTCGCGCTACGTGCGGCACGGCATCGGCGTCCATCACGCGGGGATGCTGCCGAAGTACCGCAGGCTGGTGGAGAAGCTGGCGCAGGCCGGACTGCTGAAGGTCATCTGCGGGACCGACACCCTGGGCGTGGGGGTGAACGTGCCGATCCGCACGGTGCTGTTCACCGCGCTCGCCAAGTACGACGGCAACCGCGTGCGTGTACTGCGCGCCCGGGAGTTCCACCAGATCGCGGGGCGTGCCGGCCGTGCGGGCTTCGACACGGCGGGGCTCGTGGTGGCGCAGGCGCCCGAGCACGTCATCGAGAACGAGAAGGCACTGGCCAAAGCGGGCGACGACCCGAAGAAGAGGCGGAAGGTCGTCCGCAAGAAGGCGCCCGAGGGGTTCGTGGGCTGGACGGACAACACGTTCGAGAAGCTGATCGCCTCCGAGCCGGAACCGCTCACCTCCCGCTTCCGGGTCACCCACACCATGCTGCTCTCGGTGATCGCCCGACCCGGTGACGCGTTCCAGGAGATGCGCCGCCTGCTGGAGGACAACCACGAGCCGCGCCGGCAGCAGCTGCGGCACATCCGCCGCGCCATCGCCATTTACCGTTCGCTGCTGGACGGCGGGATCGTGGAGAAGCTGGACGCCCCCGACTCGGAGGGCCGCAACGTCCGCCTGACGGTCGACCTGCAGCAGGACTTCGCCCTCAACCAGCCGCTGTCGACGTTCGCCCTCGCCGCGTTCGAGTTGCTCGACCCGGAGTCGCCCTCCTACGCGCTCGACATGGTCTCCGTCATCGAGTCCACCCTTGACGACCCACGGCAGATCCTGGGCGCCCAGCAGAACAAGGCACGCGGCGAAGCCGTCGCCGTGATGAAGGCGGACGGGGTCGAGTACGAGGATCGCATGGAGCGGCTCCAGGACGTCTCGTACCCGAAGCCGTTGGAAGAGCTGCTCTTCCACGCCTACAACACCTACCGCAGGAGCCACCCCTGGGTGGGCGACCACCCGCTGTCTCCCAAGTCGGTCGTCCGGGACATGTACGAACGAGCGCTGTCCTTCGGCGAGTTCGTCTCCTTCTACGAGCTGGCGCGAACCGAGGGCATCGTGCTGCGCTACCTCGCCGGCGCGTACAAGGCCCTGGAGCACACCGTGCCCGACGATCTGAAGTCCGACGACCTCCAGGACCTGATCGCCTGGCTCGGTGAGATGGTCCGCCAGGTCGACTCCAGCCTGCTCGACGAGTGGGAGCAGCTCGCGAACCCGGAGGAGATGACCGCGGAGGAGGCCCAGGAGAGGGCCGACCAGGTCAGGCCGGTCACCGCCAATGCCCGCGCCTTCCGGGTCCTCGTCCGCAACGCGATGTTCCGCCGGGTGGAGCTTGCCGCACTCGACCAGGTCGAGGAACTCGGCGAGATGGACGCCGAGGCCGGCTGGGACGCCGAGGCGTGGGGCGGGGCGATGGACGAGTACTGGGACGAGTACGACACCCTCGGCACCGGCCCCGACGCGCGCGGCCCGAAGCTTCTGATGATCGAGGAGGATCCGGGGAACGGGATCTGGCGCGTCCGCCAGACCTTCGCCGACCCGAACGGCGACCACGACTGGGGCATCAGCGCCGAGGTCGATCTCGCGGCCTCCGACGCGGAGGGCCGGGCGATGGTCCGTGTCACGGACGTCGGGCAGCTGTGA
- a CDS encoding acyl-CoA thioesterase II — MTNAVERLVDLLDLERIEVDIFRGRSPDESLQRVFGGQVAGQALVAAGRTTDGERPVHSLHAYFLRPGRPGVPIVYLVERVRDGRSFTTRRVTAVQQGRTIFTLTASFHKPEEGTFEHQLPLPREVPGPEELPTIGQEVREHLGALPEQLERMARRQPFDIRYVDRLRWTPEEVKDAPPRSAVWMRAVGPLGDDPLVHTCALTYASDMTLLDAVRLPVEPLWGPRGFDMASLDHAMWFHRPFRADEWFLYDQESPIAIGGRGLARGRIYDQKGCLLVSVVQEGLFRSV; from the coding sequence ATGACCAATGCGGTGGAGAGACTTGTCGATCTGCTCGACCTGGAGCGGATCGAGGTCGACATCTTCCGTGGCCGCAGCCCCGACGAATCCCTCCAGCGGGTGTTCGGCGGCCAGGTCGCGGGCCAGGCCCTCGTGGCGGCCGGCCGCACGACCGACGGCGAGCGTCCCGTGCACTCCCTGCACGCGTACTTCCTGCGCCCCGGCAGGCCGGGCGTGCCGATCGTGTATCTGGTGGAGCGGGTCCGCGATGGGCGCTCGTTCACCACACGCCGGGTCACCGCCGTGCAACAGGGCCGCACGATCTTCACTCTCACCGCCTCCTTTCACAAACCCGAGGAAGGAACGTTCGAACACCAGCTGCCGCTGCCGCGTGAGGTGCCGGGACCCGAGGAACTGCCGACGATCGGGCAGGAGGTCCGCGAGCACCTGGGCGCCCTGCCCGAGCAGTTGGAGAGGATGGCCAGGCGGCAGCCCTTCGACATCCGCTACGTGGATCGGCTGCGCTGGACCCCTGAGGAGGTCAAGGACGCTCCGCCGCGTAGTGCCGTGTGGATGCGCGCGGTGGGGCCGCTGGGAGACGATCCGCTGGTCCACACGTGTGCCCTCACCTATGCCAGCGACATGACCTTGCTGGACGCCGTGCGCCTTCCCGTGGAGCCGCTGTGGGGCCCCCGGGGCTTCGACATGGCGTCGCTGGACCACGCGATGTGGTTCCACCGGCCGTTCCGCGCGGACGAGTGGTTCCTGTACGACCAGGAGTCGCCGATCGCGATCGGCGGGCGAGGCCTGGCCCGCGGCCGGATCTACGACCAGAAGGGCTGCCTGCTCGTGTCGGTCGTCCAGGAGGGTCTCTTCAGGTCCGTATGA
- a CDS encoding metal-dependent hydrolase, whose amino-acid sequence MMGPAHSLSGAAAWLGVGAAAAAAGHAMPWPVLLVGALICAGAALAPDLDHKAATISRAFGPISHGVCEIVDRLSYVVYKATRMKGDPRRNGGHRTLTHTWLWAVLVGAGTSALAIALGRWAVLAILFIHMVLAIEGLLWRAARGSSSDILVWLLAATSAWILAGILDEPGNGSDWLFTAPGQEYLWLGLPIVLGALVHDIGDALTVSGCPILWPIPLGRKRWYPIGPPKAMRFRAGSWVELKVLMPAFMLLGGVGAAAALNVI is encoded by the coding sequence ATGATGGGACCGGCACATTCACTGTCGGGAGCGGCGGCATGGCTCGGGGTGGGTGCGGCGGCGGCTGCCGCAGGACACGCCATGCCCTGGCCGGTCCTCCTGGTGGGCGCTCTGATCTGCGCGGGGGCCGCCCTGGCCCCGGACCTGGATCACAAGGCGGCGACGATCTCGCGGGCCTTCGGACCGATCTCACACGGCGTGTGCGAGATCGTCGACCGGCTCTCCTACGTCGTCTACAAGGCCACCCGGATGAAGGGCGACCCGAGGCGCAACGGCGGGCACCGCACCCTCACCCACACGTGGCTGTGGGCGGTGCTGGTGGGCGCCGGCACCTCGGCCCTGGCGATCGCGCTCGGCCGTTGGGCGGTCCTCGCGATCCTCTTCATCCACATGGTCCTGGCCATCGAGGGCCTGCTGTGGCGGGCGGCCCGGGGTTCCAGCAGCGACATCCTGGTCTGGCTGCTGGCGGCGACGAGCGCCTGGATCCTCGCGGGCATCCTGGACGAGCCGGGCAACGGCTCGGACTGGCTGTTCACCGCCCCCGGCCAGGAGTACCTGTGGCTGGGCCTGCCCATCGTCCTGGGCGCCCTGGTGCACGACATCGGCGACGCCCTGACGGTGTCCGGCTGCCCGATACTCTGGCCGATACCCCTCGGCCGCAAGCGCTGGTACCCGATCGGGCCGCCCAAGGCGATGCGCTTCAGGGCGGGAAGCTGGGTGGAGCTGAAGGTCCTGATGCCGGCCTTCATGCTGCTGGGCGGCGTGGGAGCAGCGGCGGCGCTCAACGTCATCTGA
- a CDS encoding DUF6397 family protein: MTGHTIATPGTTRSAARPSALTASRAARELGLRRAEFDLAVHLGRIRTLSETARAHEPPGSAATRRRVAREEIDRIRATEGFPDTLREDISTVSAPRGAQLMGISIARFTRLARLGLLVPVRFYLNRYRAVVWLYLTEELRTFAALKANEPLLTARLPETLRSQIETGTDLRARNWRGRQHGFLLRLTEDPWARAAVTASPLDADEVEDVVADPRERSYLARLRPERPDQNSPGSLASQVVGGLMTAEEPDEIEWFRSSLALSLTDARKARPAPDLQPATASTTGEAGGSPTPTPPQGDTRASETAHHIPVARPKGLLARLRRSHR, from the coding sequence ATGACAGGCCACACCATCGCCACGCCCGGCACCACCCGCTCAGCGGCTCGACCTTCGGCGCTCACGGCGAGCCGCGCCGCGCGAGAGCTGGGGCTGCGACGCGCGGAGTTCGATCTCGCGGTCCATTTGGGACGCATCCGCACCCTCAGCGAGACCGCGCGAGCACATGAGCCACCCGGCTCCGCCGCCACACGCCGGCGTGTCGCACGCGAAGAGATCGACCGCATTCGCGCCACCGAGGGTTTCCCGGACACCCTGCGCGAGGACATCTCGACGGTCAGCGCTCCGCGGGGCGCCCAGCTCATGGGCATCAGCATCGCCCGATTCACCCGCCTGGCGCGGTTAGGGCTGCTGGTCCCGGTCCGCTTCTACCTCAACCGCTACCGCGCGGTGGTCTGGCTCTACCTGACCGAGGAACTGCGCACCTTCGCTGCCCTCAAGGCGAACGAACCCCTGCTGACCGCCCGGCTGCCCGAGACGCTGCGCTCCCAGATCGAGACGGGCACCGACCTGCGTGCGAGGAACTGGCGCGGTCGCCAGCACGGTTTCCTCCTGCGGCTCACGGAGGACCCATGGGCCCGGGCCGCGGTCACCGCGTCCCCGCTCGACGCCGACGAGGTCGAGGACGTCGTCGCGGACCCGCGCGAGCGCTCCTACCTTGCCCGGCTCAGGCCCGAACGACCCGACCAGAACTCACCGGGTTCGCTCGCCTCCCAGGTCGTCGGCGGGCTGATGACAGCGGAAGAGCCGGACGAGATCGAGTGGTTCCGGTCGAGCCTCGCACTGTCCCTGACCGACGCCAGAAAGGCCCGTCCCGCTCCGGACCTCCAGCCGGCGACAGCGAGCACCACGGGTGAAGCCGGTGGCAGTCCCACGCCGACTCCACCACAGGGCGACACGCGGGCGAGCGAGACGGCCCACCACATCCCGGTCGCCCGTCCGAAGGGCCTGCTGGCCCGGCTCCGCCGCAGCCACCGGTGA
- a CDS encoding PPOX class F420-dependent oxidoreductase — protein sequence MAHKMTDDEWRAFVSEGTRTATLSTVRADGSPHSAPVWFLLDGDDVVFNTGKETLKGRNLARDGRVSLCVDDDRPPFSFVVIQGRAAISEDLDEVRAWATRLGARYMGEDKAEEFGERNGVPGELLVRVRIDKVASMADLAG from the coding sequence ATGGCGCACAAGATGACCGACGACGAATGGCGGGCCTTCGTGTCAGAAGGCACCCGCACCGCGACTCTCTCGACAGTTCGGGCCGACGGCAGCCCGCACAGCGCGCCCGTCTGGTTCCTGCTGGACGGCGACGACGTTGTTTTCAACACGGGGAAGGAGACCCTGAAGGGGCGGAACCTAGCCCGGGACGGGCGTGTCAGCCTGTGCGTGGACGATGACCGGCCACCGTTCTCGTTCGTGGTGATCCAGGGCCGTGCCGCCATCTCCGAGGACCTCGACGAGGTGCGGGCGTGGGCCACCCGGCTCGGCGCCCGGTACATGGGAGAGGACAAGGCGGAGGAGTTCGGCGAGCGCAACGGCGTGCCGGGTGAGTTGCTGGTACGGGTGCGTATCGACAAGGTGGCGTCGATGGCGGACCTGGCGGGCTGA